TAGTGTAGGATGAATTAAGATATTTGCGAGTTGAACGTCCTGACATTTCTGATGTCGATTTAGTTGAAGAAGTTTCTGTCTCTCAAGACAAGAGAAAGATTATAGGGTGGGATCAGTTTTAGCTTCCCAAGTTCAAGGTCCTGCACCGTCCAAAAAACAACTACGTCAAGAGACTGTAACAATGTAAACAAGACTCGATGATATAGAAGAGACGATGAAGGCTTAGAAGGACAAAGAGAAGACCGCGAGGGACGAGTTGGAAAATAGGTTAAAGGATGAAATGAGGATTGAGAAGGTTCAAATGAAAGAGAGGATGAGGATGGAGAAGGCTCAAATAGAAGAGAGGATGAGGATGGAGAGAGCCGATATGATGCGTCTTATGTCACAGTTTATGTACGGTGGTGGATCGATATATCCTACATTATTTACCCAATTTACTaatgtatttaatttgtatGAACTCTTTTTCATGTTATGTTTTATCGTTGTGTGTTTAAAAcaagtttttattaaatggagatttaaaaaaagttatatttggataaaattgtaatttgcaaatttaactttgattgtttacaaaaatatgttaaaatgtttttttcttttaatgttaaaatatgccggaatattttttcttttcaatcatGAATTGGAATTGATAAACTTTTTTTCAATTAGACTGGCATTCATTTTGACaagatgaaaattttatttatatttttaaaatttaggaagaatgattttgatatgaaaaaaaaaatacttaaattaaaCATTGATAAAGAGTCTAATATAGTTTAGAGTTTTATGCTATGTTTCCACATTATTCCCTCTTTATTTAAGTTTGTATTTAGAATATAGTTTGAAATTGATCAATAAATGAATTTCAACAacattattgattttaaaaaccAGCATTTTAGCATTTTTGTTGCACATCATTTAAagtagaaacaaatattaaattccAAAAGACATAAATAATgagataatttcaaaatattacagaaaattataaatattgtttcatGTTGGTGGCATACCATCATAAAGTCTAAACATGTATAATTCAACCCTTTTTTTTTACTcctaactttaataaaaaagacTTAGTAGTCAACATAATCCAtgaaaaatttgataaatagcCCATACATTAAAGAAAGACCTTTGGGAAAGTGGAGGTACACAAtccatttacattttttaaggTGGAATAAGTTTTTTCACCTGAACTCAATCATATATTCACGTTTTGAAAGACAATGCTACTACAAGGGACATGGACACTAAAGTCCAAAAATATGGTATGCTTAGTCGTCAACGATCCCTTCATGTTGATATACTTCACATTGTTCACTTTAACTGTTTTCATAGGTAAATCAGTAAagtactaataatatatatttttttctcttatgtCCCTTTTGTAGTAAAAATTAGAACAAATACATGCATATCATTACCATAATTGACATAAATCTCAATATTTTAGCATTCACATATGTTACATAACAATAAATGCCAAAAAGAgtaaataaatagataagtaaattcaatatattacttataaatattatgaatgttACATGCTGGTGCAAAAAAGTCACTAAAACATGAACAATTCAATTCTTTTTACTGCTAACTACtactcaataaaaaatatttggcaGTAATTAACATCCTATACCAATATAGTCCATGTAATTGGATTTTGGGTTTGAAATTTGAGAAACTATTCATTCTTTCCAAGTTTGAAGACACTTGACCTAAAGTAAATGGACCTTCGGGGATGTGGAGAAGGATCGAAGATGGCATTATTCATGGTGGAGTAAGTTTTTTCACCGGAAATTGATTTGATattcacatttttaaaaacaatgtcGGTGCAAGGGACATGTGTGCTGCAATCTAATAATATGGCATGTTTTGTGACCGATGTTCCTTGTATGTTGATATAATTCACATTGCTCACTTTAACTGCTTTCATctgtaaaaataaaacaaaaaattagagagaaaaaaaagaacagAAATTGGATTAAGGAAATAAAGTGTTTAACAATTAACCTGTTCAGCACAATGGGTGGTATTGCAATAATGTTGATCAATAATGATAGGATTCTTTGTATTGTGAAGCAAAATATTCTCAAATGTTATATTTCTAGCATATCCATTCCCTCCCTAAAttacattaaaacaaataataattaatagtttgaaaaataaataaatcaattacccttcaatattattaatatttatatattaccgGCCATGTTTTTATCCTAGCTCCATTGGTTGTCCTAGTCAAAGTGCAGTTCTTTACAAGTATTCCTTCCACTTGGGCATAATCTCCACCCTTTCCAAGACTTCCAACACTAATATATagcaatattattatattaaatagacATTTTTACTAAAAGACATAtcaaatattaaagttttaattacCTTAAACCATGGCCTGGTCCACATTGAACTCCTTCTATGATAATATTTGAACACTTATTATTAATGGCAACACAATCATCTCCTATCATAGACAAAATTTGAAGACTtacccattaataaatgagcaaaaatatataactacaaTTAGCTCATTTCGATTAAGGTGTTACCGGTTCTGATGATGGAGTTCATGATATGGATGTTAGTTGAAGAAGATATGTCGATTCCATCAGTGTTAGGACTATGCTCTGGAgcgattatttttatttcagatATTTTGACGTTATTGCAATCATTTATGCTTATATGATTTCTCGGAGGGTTAATATGAGTCAATCCTTTAACTTCAAGATTGTTGCACTGACTAAACCTCATTGCCTATACGAGGTAACAAAtcataagaaaaacaaataaaaaaattattttaatataaattatatgttgTGATAGAATCATTCAAAGTTAAACTCCTCTCACCGTTGGTCGAGAACAACTTCCCATTCTTAGATGctgcaaaaaaataattatagaaatgaagagttaaacactttttttttatttaaatgttgttttaaagaataaaaatggCCTAAGAGTTTATCTTACATTGTATTGAAATGAATGTTCAAAATTGTTATTCTGGAAGTATCTGAGATTAGTGCCTTGCCACCACGGTAGACCATTTCCATTAAGTTTTCCTTTTCCATAAACATTAAGACCATTAATTTGCGAGAACATTATCCATGTGTTCGATGCACATTCCACCCATTTATTTATATCGTTTGGCGCTATTAGAGTTCCGTCGATCTGAATTTGAGGTGATTGAGATATGCAAGGACCACTAAAAAGCAAAGATCTAATAAAGAAAGTCTTTTCAGCCGGCACCACCATAACAGCAGTGTCACTTGTACATGCACAAGTTGCTTTCCATGCTTGTAAAAATGCCtttacaaataaatacaaaatgttTAGTCTAGCGTACGATAACTCGTCACCTTAACAATACTACATGTTTCAAATAAGTGAAATAATTTACCTTAGAATCATCAGTATATCTATTTCCAACCGCACCATATTGTCTCACATCAAATGTAATAGCAAGACAAATATCTAGATAAAAAATGCAAAATAGAAAGAATAAACCGAGATGACTCTGCAtgaaaaaaaaccaaaataaaaacatgttaatatgtttttctaaataaaataaaattaaaactaattagaTTCAataagttgatagaaaaaggtGCTCACCATTATCAATCAATTCTACTAGCCAagaattacaaaaacaaatcttattGAAACAAATTCAATGTGTCAAAACCCAATAATTGTTGTTGATTTTATAGTCTTTCTAAGTTCAATATTTTAGGAAAAtgtataaagttaaaaatatttcatgtatatttttaaatttcaaaactattacatgtgtattttttatgatttaaacaatatataggaatttaatttgaaattgtgTGATTGTAATATGTAGACTTAAATTATTACTATTTCATGAATTGCATACTATTGGTTTGGTTGAACTTGACCATTTTAGTTGCCAAAATAGGAAGATTTGACTccatttaatttcttttaaaatattttgaccaCATGTAGGGAGATTATggataaaattatagaattttctaatttgatttttttttaatttattcacgAAATATGTTCATcctttttattttgatgattaatttgatcatattttgGAATTTAGAGTGAACTTAACCAGAATAAAATAGTatgcatattttaaaaaatgagaggCATTTCTTTTTACAAATACACTATAATTTTACTCTTTTCTCTCCAATTGAAGAGATTGCAACCTatctaatttcatatatttgaggACTAATTTGATCTCACCAAAGTATATGGGTTAAATTAAACATGAAGTAAAATTTAAGGGCTAATATGTGTTTTGCTCACATGTTTAGTTTGACActatttctttctattttatttttgtacttAAGATATGTTTTTCTAAGCCTTTATTTATTAAGATTGcataattttgacatttttgttacatatataaccaaaaaaaaaacaataaaataaaagacattatTAATAAGAGTAATAAtaggaaaaacaaaattttgtagAAAATGAGGCAGCGATGATGTGTACATTTTACCTAAAAAATAGGACACCTAACATTttgtatttctttataatataaagattacatgttatcataaaagcatttaatattttctcactttttaatggtttaatatttaaaaatattatttaatattttatctctctttaatattttattattaaattactgtaaataatattttaaaattataaatatatatatatatattttatatattttataattttaaatgtattattaaatatttttgttattattcattttatttaaaattagacggctatgagaaaaaaatttaatcattaagataatacaattcaaatcataaaatactaatattcaagataaatataactcaaactatgaattattaacattatagataataaaaaacatttagaaataaaaattaataatatgatagtataaaagataatatataacacTATGAGTTAGTTAACTATAATTAATTGAGTTTATAAtacatttcataaaaaaattgtaatatggaagaagaaaaaacattttaaagagaacaaagagtttgaataaataaatatatatttatatattttattaaattgatttatttattttttctttcattactaattttaaaataaataaataaataaattattaaccgCAAATATAActcattcaaaaaataattaagaattttatattctcttaaatatatatttattaaatataatataatattttaatatatatattgttatatatatatatatatatatatatatattgtttgatttattattatctctattattactctaataattatataaataaatatgttaaagtaACCAAATATgtaaacatatatttacaaattaactagagagataaattattaaatgagagataaaaaaaatataaattattaatggagagaagagataaataagccttttaatttatgtttaatcaTTAAGTTAGTTATCCTTCCACATCATTTGTTTTCATATCATTActctattaataaataaatagatggttttaatatattagttagaaaGTATGACttgaaattttcaattttatttatttttttgaaaatatataaaaaaaaaatatttgtttatgggATAATGGAAATGGAAACATCTTTcaacaataaagaaaaaaaatttaaaaatagtaccaaattaataaaaattaataataattagttagttatctaatccttaataaaataacatcatAGTTTTCTTTAAAAAAGTCCCCTCAACggtaacacatttttttatgcaAGGCAATGCATTACCAATTCATTAATCCAACTCTTCCTTTCACATAACAATCAATATTTTAAggttatattattaattatttatttaaaagattaataacACAAAGAAATGAACATTGAAAGTGACAAATTGAATTAGTTGTGTTCAATTCTtggttatatatttaaatcttatttaCTATACCTCttttattttgagattttatttcCTAAAAAATTGTTAGTATTCAGACATTTAGAACAACTAATTTCAAGTATAGTAGTTATAGACaacttgtataaatatttaaattaagatataagttttgattttcttgtaaaaattaaatttattatacagATTTGTCtctttataattattgttattattttttatattagtaaTATTATCTGGTATTAATTctatttagttaatttaatattaataataaaattatatttaattggtccaaaatatatataaaaaaatgaactttgagaaaaaaatatatataagttgatTTCAATGATTAATGAACTATAttgttaaacaaattaaaaaaattaaaaatgttaaaactatatcatcccaaaaaaatattaaaacaaaatgttatttaattatttatttatagattcaTCAAGATTGTCATAGATATTAAattgacaaaaatattaattagtctTCTACGCTTAATATGTAAGGTCATATATGTGTCTAAGACAGAatgtatgtttttattttgtagtgTTTTGATATGAGTttcaaactaattaatatggcatagattgaaattttataaatcaaaactaaaatttattgataatcattaaattaaaaaaaaaaaattgtataagaAAAGGGGACACGTGTAGAAGTATTGTAAGCCGACCAGAACAAATGAGAATACTAAAGAAGGCCCTAGAATTATCTACATGTCTCTTTCAGCTActattattatctatatatacaCTTTCTATCGTCACTCTTCAATATCATTCCTAAGCATTTTTACAAACAATTTCTATTGTTCGTCAATCAGAAAAGAATATATCatccaatttattaattaatggcGCTAATTCCAAGCATTTTCAGCGGTCCTAGGAGCAACGACCCCTTTTCAAGTCTCGACATCTTCGAGGGTTTCCCTTTCTCGAGTTCCTTTCTCTTATAATTaggttttacttattttttattataaacagTTTTGATTTGAATGTTGGTAGTTATCTTATATCTTTTGTATTAGTTCATTCAACtttattaataaacttaaattgaTATTGAAGTTTATACCTTAGTTTGAAAACTTACCTTAGTCTATCATGGGCAAAGGAATTAAATttcctaaaaaataaaacaattttaacaatatttacAAATCCTTTTAAAACTTCTGTAATTGTGAATAATTGTCAAACTCAAAACAAAAGGCATGCTAAGTGGCCAGTGATTAAATGGGCATCTATATTAAATGTCAATTCTTAaaccaataataaaataagcTAGAAAAATTACACATTTAAAATACCAGTTCATagaataaaaaatgatgttttCCAATTTATAAACCCACCAATGGAatcaaataaatagataaaatttggACCAAGACAGAAAAAGAATGTACAAAAATGTTGTTTGTAGCAAGTATTAAACTCAAGAGTCTCTCTGCATGGGagctttttttttatatgtttttaagaAACTTAGATA
This is a stretch of genomic DNA from Impatiens glandulifera chromosome 4, dImpGla2.1, whole genome shotgun sequence. It encodes these proteins:
- the LOC124935209 gene encoding probable polygalacturonase At3g15720, producing the protein MVKFNQTNNICLAITFDVRQYGAVGNRYTDDSKAFLQAWKATCACTSDTAVMVVPAEKTFFIRSLLFSGPCISQSPQIQIDGTLIAPNDINKWVECASNTWIMFSQINGLNVYGKGKLNGNGLPWWQGTNLRYFQNNNFEHSFQYNHLRMGSCSRPTAMRFSQCNNLEVKGLTHINPPRNHISINDCNNVKISEIKIIAPEHSPNTDGIDISSSTNIHIMNSIIRTGDDCVAINNKCSNIIIEGVQCGPGHGLSVGSLGKGGDYAQVEGILVKNCTLTRTTNGARIKTWPGGNGYARNITFENILLHNTKNPIIIDQHYCNTTHCAEQMKAVKVSNVNYINIQGTSVTKHAILLDCSTHVPCTDIVFKNVNIKSISGEKTYSTMNNAIFDPSPHPRRSIYFRSSVFKLGKNE